AAAATTTTTTTTTTTAGAACCCCTAAATAAGAGACTCTCATTGAAGCACAAAAATGTTGGTGTCTCTTAACTAGGTCTCTTAAGTAACATTTATTACTTAAAAATCATTAAGAGACCCAAAGTGGATCTTAACTGAGGTTCTTAGCTTCGGATAAGAGACGGTTCTTACTTTTTCTTAGATTTTAAGAGATATAAAGCCGTTTCTTAGCCGAAAAATATTTTTTTTAAAAAAAAAACAAAAAAATGTCAAATCATGAATTAAGAACCCCGGACTAAGAGATCGGGGTTAATTACGCCCTCCTCTAATAGGTTTGAAATAACATGAACAAAATAACGTGCTAAAAAGACTACAAAACTATGAACCAAATTCTGAAATTTGATAGTTGCTCCCATATATATATATTATTTGGCTATTTAGCAAATTCTGAAATTCGGTGGTTTTGGAGGGACTGCAAAGCTAGTGGGTGGTAGCAAATAACGGAGTCCGTGTTTAGGTCATGTGAGCTGCTACCAGAGATTTTCCTCTCTAGATCTGGTGCTTGCATGCGGCGTGTGGGTTGCTCACGAGGCTCTCTCTCCCAAATCCAGCGCTTATGTTCTTCAAGGGTGGAGGAGACTTTACTTGCTCCCTCTTATTCTCCGAGTTTCTCCTTGCCATGGAGTTGTCTGGTTTCTCCTCGGCTATGGATCCTCCTAAGGCACTGTCGTGCTTCTGTGACCAGCGGTGGCGTGGTTTTATGCGGAGGCACGTGTCAGGTGGTTTAGCGGTGTCGTCTGGTCAACCCGCCTCTCTCTCCTGTTTGGCACCACATGTAAGGTGGGCTCATCCCAACGCCTGTGTAGATCTGCTTGGATCAACACTGTTGAAACGTTGTTTTGTTATTTTATTTCAGGTCGTGGATGTTCTCAGAGCGGTGGCCTCTACCAAGATACAGTCTTTTTGCACTCAATACAAGACACAACTTTCTTTTTCTTCTGTGGAGGGGAACTTTTTCGATTGTGAAAAAGTCGTCTTGTGATATGATGGTGGTCGGCAGTTCTGTGTCAGCATTTAGTAGCCGATTGGTTAAGAACCGGTCATCCGGTTTAAGTTGGTTTTTGTTCTGCTTCTTTATTTGTTTATTTGCTTAAAAAAACAAAAATTTGTTATTTGTACTATGTTTATCCCTTATATATTTTAAAGAAAAACCTTTGTAAAAAAAACTGTTGTATGCATTCGATGAAATCTAAATCACTCAAAGATAAGATAAATTACGTTAAAAAAAAAAAGATAAATTACGTAGCAAGAACAAAGTATATTCCATCTTATTATTTCCAATTTATTTATTACTTCGCTTTAAAAATAAATGACCATATCTGGCATATAATTGAGTCAGCAAATGTATCTTTGTAAACCAGTGATAAAGTGATGAAACGGCTAAATAAGCTAAGCCGTTTTTTTTTCCTCTTTTCTATATAGTCTTGTTCATGCACCAATCAAAATCCTGCGTAGGAAGCTTCTCAGAAGCAGTGAGAAAAAAAAACAGTGGATCCCAATAAATAGTTGAATTTTCCCTGAAATGCCCAGAAATGTCTCAGATCAACCAAAAAATTATACAAGAAGTTAAACCTCCCATGAAAAAAATAAGAGAAGTATCAAATCTGAGAAAAACAATACGTCTAGTTTGTTTATACGAAAAGGAAGAGACAGAGTTAGGGAGACAACAAGCACCTGGCTCGTGTCCTCATTGTGGAGGTAAAGTGCAAATGATTGATGTCGAAAGAAAATGGATGTTTTGTTTCGTTCCTCTCTGTTTCAACATCAAGAGAAAGTACCTGTGTTCTTCTTGCGATCGTCGTCTCGTTTTGTATCATCAACCGTTGAAGTAATTATCACAAAAGTTAAGTAATTAGCGTTTTAATGAAGTGGAATAATTTTAGCCGTTGGCTTTCGTATGTATCTGTGTCATGTAAACCGAGCCGACATTGATGTTTCCGCAGGTTAGAACTCTCTTGATATGTCCATACTTCTCTTCGTTGTCTTGTTCAATAAATCAAATTTTATATCATACTAGAGGCTTTTCCCGGGCTACCCGGGGTATTTGTATAAGTTTTAATTAAATTAAAAAAATTACAATAACATTTGAATATAAATTGTTATATATACTACAATCGATTTTAAACTATTAAATTGGTAAGAAATTTAAATTCGTTTGAATTTATTGATTACCTTGTGTCTAAAATATTTCATATAATTTAACCCACAATTTGTTATTAAATGAAATCATATATATAATGATCAGTAAGATGGGTCAAAGTTAACTAAACCTTGTTATACTTTAAAATACATTTATCTTATTAATTTAGGTTTTGTATAAAACAATTTTAACTTTAAAACCGATTTAAACTTTGTTTTAACTTTAGAATTATTGAGTTGTAATACCATATTGAACAATTTCATAACATAAATTAAATTGAATAAAAATTGATCCAAATTAAGGATAATGTTGTTCTCCAAATCAATTCATGAAAATACATAATAAATAAAAATTATAACAGATCAAACCAGTTTTAAGACAATTTTTTAAATAAACCATCACTGAAACTTTATATTTAAATCATATAAACCAATAATAACTCTTTAAATTATTTCCTAAGTTTTTTTTATGCTTATTTTGCTAAAATTTGGTGCAATTGTCTTTCTAAGTTCTTTATGTATCTTAGCTAATTTATTAGTCAAATAATTTATAAAAGGTTCCCAACTTGGATTTTGATATATAAACTTTATGTGTATATATGGTCTTGAAAGTCTTCAGAAACATTTAATCTTTTTATCTTTTTGTGCAAAGATCACTTTGTCCTCAAACGATATCTTCTTCTTCTGAGATTCTTCCAGACATCAGCAATAACTCAGGAGAGAGAGAACTAAATTAAAGCTTAAAAATCATGAAACTTAGGAGATAGTTATTAGAAACCTAAAATAAAGATTCATGTGCCCCGGAGAGTCAGCAAGAATTACATCCTCCGGCCATGTATTCAATGGATAGAAACAGCCGAAGCTCAGGGACACGCATTGCTAAATTATTTAGACTCCCCCGTCCCACGTCATTAAGCGCCGGTAATTAATTTGACAAATACTTTTGAAGATTGAGTATCATCTTCAGAGGCTTTGGTTTCACCTTGTTCCTGTATTAAAGAAAGAAACAAATCTCTAGTCTCAAGTAAAGAATTGATTAGTTAATAAAAGATGAATGGTAAATTTGTCCAAAAAAAGATTAATGATAACACTTAGCACCATTGTCTCTAGAGGGAATTTATTGGCAACTGTCTCGGGTTTATCAGTGAACCCATGCAAAAAAATTAAGTCTTCAACAATCTGGAAATAAACTTTGATTTAAAAAGAAAAGGACTAAACAAAAATATTGCTATAGATCTTTTACAACTCCCGGCACAGAAAGGAGTTTGTTTTTTAAGTTATTACCTCAGAAGCTGGGAAATATATGTTTACAGATGACCCATGCTTAACGACAACTTCAGAAACAGCTTCGTTGGAGAATTTGGTATCATCATCTCTTTCGTTACCACCGTACTGAACCGGGATCTCCTCTGCAAGAAAGTACCTTCATCAAGCCACATTGCATTAATGTTATGGTAAAGATTGACTTTTAGAGCATAGTTTGGGGTTCTTACTTAGAAGAGTCTCTGTGACATTAGCTGGAGGAGTCACAACAAACTTGCTCTTCATTCTTCGTGTTAAGAATGGAGAGAGGAGAGTGCTGCCAGCGTAGAACCCATTATATATCTAAGGCACAGGATCGATACATCTCAAGCTAGTTTGTAAAGATTGAGCCGTTTGGATTAGGTTCCTCTTTGTTCCATGAGCTGTGTGTCTTCGTCCAACATCGTCCCCGGATTCTCCTTCTGCACCATTTATTTTATTGAATCATTAGAAAGTGCTTTCCATCTTCAATATGAAAGGGTAATAAT
This genomic interval from Brassica oleracea var. oleracea cultivar TO1000 chromosome C2, BOL, whole genome shotgun sequence contains the following:
- the LOC106323381 gene encoding uncharacterized protein LOC106323381 — its product is MSQINQKIIQEVKPPMKKIREVSNLRKTIRLVCLYEKEETELGRQQAPGSCPHCGGKVQMIDVERKWMFCFVPLCFNIKRKYLCSSCDRRLVLYHQPLK